The Pseudomonas azotoformans genome has a segment encoding these proteins:
- a CDS encoding LacI family DNA-binding transcriptional regulator — translation MNKKKSVTISDIAKRVGMTTITVSRALSKPDLVKPATLARILEVAREMDYVPNAFARGLKRSESLIIGVITASVDNPFYSEMIKAISREAKQHGYTIMLVDTDELEELESKAVDTLLGYRVAGIILSPVSDEPSYQPDYLERLGNGKTPVVLLDRTIHDSPFSRVVLDNYHSGIQAAHYLLRQTPNLKRLLVLTGPEHSRITVERLKGLLEVLAEHPQVQVEVQAGDYTLMPSYLHTLDYLAEHSAPDAIMGFNQLITLGALRALRMHNIAHDSLTICGIDRLPFADIFGVPIACVAHDASLAGSSAVRLLLDRLEDPFKPRDKVVIAGQLENG, via the coding sequence ATGAACAAGAAGAAGTCCGTCACCATCAGCGACATCGCCAAGCGGGTCGGCATGACCACCATCACGGTGTCCCGCGCACTGAGCAAACCCGACCTGGTCAAACCGGCCACCCTGGCGCGCATCCTCGAAGTGGCGCGGGAGATGGACTACGTGCCCAACGCCTTCGCGCGCGGGCTCAAGCGCAGTGAAAGCCTGATCATCGGCGTGATCACCGCGTCGGTGGACAACCCGTTCTACAGCGAAATGATCAAGGCGATTTCCCGCGAGGCCAAACAGCATGGCTACACCATCATGCTGGTGGACACCGATGAGCTGGAAGAGCTGGAAAGCAAGGCCGTGGACACCCTGTTGGGCTACCGCGTGGCGGGGATCATCCTATCGCCGGTCTCGGATGAACCGAGCTATCAGCCCGACTACCTCGAACGCCTGGGCAACGGCAAAACCCCAGTGGTGCTGCTCGATCGCACAATCCACGACAGCCCGTTCAGCCGCGTGGTGCTCGACAACTACCACAGTGGCATCCAGGCCGCGCATTACCTGCTGCGCCAGACCCCGAACCTCAAGCGCTTGCTGGTGCTGACCGGCCCCGAGCACTCACGCATCACCGTCGAACGGCTCAAGGGCCTGCTCGAAGTGCTGGCCGAGCACCCGCAGGTGCAGGTCGAAGTGCAGGCCGGCGACTACACGCTGATGCCGTCCTACCTGCACACCCTCGACTACCTGGCCGAACACTCGGCGCCGGACGCGATCATGGGCTTCAACCAGTTGATCACCCTCGGCGCTCTACGCGCACTGCGCATGCACAACATCGCCCATGACAGCCTGACCATCTGCGGCATCGACCGCCTGCCCTTCGCCGACATTTTCGGCGTGCCCATCGCCTGCGTGGCCCACGATGCGTCCCTGGCCGGCAGCAGCGCGGTGCGCCTGTTGCTCGACCGCCTGGAAGACCCGTTCAAGCCACGGGACAAAGTGGTGATCGCCGGTCAGTTGGAAAACGGTTAG